The DNA window GTCCAGTGCGAGCCGTACGTCCGCGGCGGACGTCTCGTCGCCGCCTCGCTCGGCGCTGACCAGCACCGAGCGGCGGACGAGCTCCTTCGCGAACGAGGCGGTCGTGCCGTCGGTACGTTCGACGACCTCCGCCGCGTCGTCCTCGGTGAGCTGGAGCCGCGGCCCGTACAGGTCGAGCAGCTGCCGCCGTCCGGCCTTGTCTGGCAGGGGAATCTCGACCGCGATGTCGACCCGGCCAGGACGCTGGCTCAGCGCGGGCTCGAGCAGGTCCGCTCGGTTCGTCGTCATCAGGAAGGCGACGTCCGCCTCGGACGCGAGGCCGTCGATCTCGTTGAGGACCGTGAACAACAGCGGGTTCTCACCGCCGCGACCGCGGCTGCGAGCCTCCGCGACGAGGTCGCAGTCCTCCAGAACGACCAACGCCGGTTGCAGCATGCGCGCCAGACTGCATGCGGCGCTGATGTACTGGATGGTCGTGCCCGAGAGCAGGACGACGGTGAAATCCTCCAACCGGGACAGCAGATAGCGCACCGTGTGCGTCTTGCCCGTGCCAGGAGGCCCGTACAGCAACAGACCTCGGCGCAGGTGCTGTCCTTCGGCGAGCAGCTTCTCGCGGTGCGCGGCGACGCCGATGACGTGCCGTTCGACCCGGTCGAGCACGCCGTCGGGCAGCACGACCTCCGAACGCTGGACGCCCGGCCGGCGGTGGAAGCGGAACGGTCCGACGCCCTCGGCGAAGTCCGCACCCTCGAGCGAGACCACCTTGCCGCGGAAGATGTTGTGCTCGCGCATCAGGTCGGGCAGCTCGTCGAGCAGCCGCTTGCCGGCGTCCGTGGTCGTCGCGATCACCTCGACGCGCACGGCACCCAGGCCGTAGCGCGGAGCCGGCCCCTGCATGAGAACGGCGAACCGGTCGTCGCCGTCGACGCCGAGGAAGAACCCGTACGCGACACAGTCGAGCTCGTCGTCGACCGAGATCGACACGTGCGAATAGTCGACCGCGCCCACGCCGTAGTGGTTCCAGCGCTCGGCGCCTTCCAGGATCTCCGCCAGCGGGTTGTCGCTGCGATTCGCTCCCGACACGCCGATGAGCTCGAAGCTGCGTCCAGGCGCGCTGAACCACGCCGTCAGGGCCAGGTGCACGTTGGCGTGGTCGTGGCCGGCGAAGTTCGTCAACAGCACCGGCGCTTCGAGCGGCTCGAAGCCCAGATGCTCACGCAGGCGTGGGATCAGCGGAGGACGAGTGGTTGGCTCGTCCCTGGTCAGCTGGTTGATGAGCCGCCGAAACTCCTGGCGGAACTCCTCGTTCGCGTTCTCCCCGTTGGTCACAGCGACAAGGTTCGTCCGCCCGCACCGTTAAGGCAACTCGATAACCTGGCTTCCCATGGCAGTGAGCCGGTACGTACGAGTGATGGTCATCGCTTCGCTTCTCGCGGCGGTGGCGTGTTCGTCGGGTTCGACTCCGGCCCCGGCGCCGAGTTCTCCCACCCCCACAGCGAAACCGACGCCCACGCCGTCGCCGACACCCACCCCGGCCCCTACTCCCAAGCCGACAGCGCCACCGCTCGGCAGCGGGATCTCGCCGTTCACCGGCCTGGGCGACGCGAAGCCCGGTCCCGTTCTCGCGGTCAAGATCGACAACGTGCGGCAAGCCCGGCCGCCGTCGAACCTCGCCCAAGCGGACCTGGTGTACGTCGAGCCCGTCGAGGCTGGACTGAGCCGCATGATGGCGATCTTCTCCTCACGCCTGCCGAACGTGGTGGGGCCGGTGCGCAGCGCGCGGGAGTCGGATCTGCACATCCTCTCCCAGTTCGGCCAACCGGCGTTCGCCTACTCAGGCGCCAAGGGAACAGTGCTGCCGCTCATCGCCGACGCGCCGCTGTTCGACGTCTCCCCCGCGCACGCGGGCAACGCGTACGACCGGCACGGCGACCGACCGGCGCCGCACAACCTCTACGCCGAGCCACTCCGGCTGCTCTCGCGAGCCCCGAAAGCCTCGCTGGCCAAGGACATCGGCTTCCGGTTCGGCGCGGCGCCAGCGGGCGGACAGCCGAAGAACGCTTACAACGTGAGGTATTCGGCCTTCACCATCGGGTTCCGCTGGAACGCGTCCGCGATGCGGTGGAACGTCTCGATGGACGGCAAGCCGATCCGCGACGCCGCCGGACCGCCCGCGACTCCGGCGACGGTCGTGGTCCAGTACGCGAAGATCAAGGGATCGAGATTCAAGGATGCTTGGGGAAACGTCTCCCCGTTCGTCGAGACGGTCGGCACCGGGCGGGCGCTCGTGCTGCGAGACGGCCGCGCGTACGAGGGCCGCTGGAGCCGCCCGACCGCGACCGCGGGGACGACGTTCACCACGCCAGCTGGCCAGTCGCTGCCGTTCGCGACTGGCCAGACTTGGGTGGTGTTCGCGCCCGCCTGACGGCCGAGCAGCTCCAGGCCGTCCTCGTCCGGCGGCTGGTTCGACCGACCCGGCCCGGCCCGGGGCCAATGATCATGTTTACATGATCATTGGCCCCTTTACGTGGGGTGGACGCCAGGTAGAGCGGCCACTGGCCGCGTGAGGCGACCGCCGCAAGCCCACCCCATCACGAATCCCGTGGCTAGCCGACGTCCCGACGCCGGAAGCCGACGAACCCGACCGCACCGAGCACGAGCGCGATGCCGAGCAAGGTGAGCAGCGGGGTCGCCGTCCACTCGCCGCCGGGCAGCAGCGGGAGGTGCGAGTACGGCGAGGCGTCGAGCATCCACTGCTCGAGCCCGAGGAACGAACCGACCTGACCGAGCAGCACGAACAGCCCGAAGACCCCCCACACCGCCGCCGCGATCCGCGGCAGCAGGCCGAACAGCAGCAGGGCGAGGCCGACGAGCACCCACACGGCCGGCAGCTGGACGAGCGCGCCGGCGAGGACGCGCGGCACCTGCTCACCGATGTTCCCCACGTTCGCGCCGTGGGTGACGCCGGCCGTCAGCCCGGCCACCGCCAGCACGACCGCGGGGCCGAGGAGCGCGAACACCACATGGCTCGCCACCCACTGCAGCCGGCCGACGTGCGTGGCGAGGACGGGCTCGGCGCGGCCCTCGGTCTCCTCGGCGCGCATCCGCAGCGTGGCCTGGATCGCGTACCCGGTGGCGATGAGGCCGAGAATGCCCAGCGTCGTCGCCAACGTGACATCGACGATGTCGACGCCGCCGCCGATGCGTTCGAACATCTCCTTGATCTGCGCGCTGTCCTCGAGCAGGTCCTGCACGCTGGCCGCCACGCTGCCGAAGACCAGGCCGAGTGCGGCGAACGCCGCCGCCCAGCTGTACAGCAACGTGCGGTGCAGACGCCACGCGAGCGCGACCGGACTGCGCAGGCTCGGCGCCGCGTCGGCAGGACCCAGGCGAGGCGGGAAGACGCCGGCCGCGACGTCGCGGCGGGCCGAGATCGCCACCGCGGCGATGAACAGCACGACCGCGAGCCCGCCGACGAGCGCGAGCGTCCACCATTGCTCGTCGCCGAACGGGCGGACCCGTTGCACCCACCCCATCGGCGACAACCAGGACAGCCACGAGACGCTGCTCGACTCGCCGCCGACGTCGCCCGCGACCCGCAGGACGAAGAACGCGCCGAGCACGGCGATCGCGAAGCCGCGTGCACTGCCGGCACCCGTGGTGAGCTGCGCGCCGAGCCCGCCGATCGCGGCACCGAGGATGCCGGCGAACGCGAACTCCAGGCCGAGCGCGAGCGAGCCGTCGACCGCCATGTCCTGGCCGACGAACGCCCCGAAGACGATGCCGGCGATGAGGAGGTTGGCGACGACCGTGACGATCAGCGCCGCGGCGAGCCCGGCGTGCCGGCCGACCACGGTGGCGCCGAGCAGCTCGCGCCGCCCGGCCTCCTCCTCGGTCCGGGTGTGCCGGATGACCGTGAGCACGCTGATCAGCGCGATCATGATCGGGAGGAAGCCGGCGCGCTGGGTGACGATGCCGCCGATGTCGTGGCTCCAGATCGGCCCGTACAGCGAGAGGAACGTGGGGTTCGCCCCGGCCGTCTGGGCGTAGAGCGCCTGCTGGGCGACGGTCGGGTAGAGCTCGGTGATCGCCGAGATGTACGTCGTGGGGAGCAGCCCGAACAGCAGGATCCAGATGGGCAGCAGGAACCGGTCGCGACGCAGGATCAGCCGGACCAGCTTGCCGGTACCGACCAACGCGTTCATCGTGCGGCCTCCTGCGGGACCGGCTCGTCCTGGTAGTGGCGGAGGAAGAGCTCTTCCAGCGTGGGCGGCTGGCTGGTGAGCGTACGGACGCCGATCGCCGTCAGCTGGCGCAGTGCGGCGTCGAGCTGGTCGGTGTCGACCTCGAAGCGCACGCGGGTGCCGTCGACCTCGAGGCTGTGCACGCCGTCGAGCTGGGCGAGACCGTTCGGCGGACCGGCCAGATCGGCGGTGATCGACGTACGGGTGAGGTGCCGGAGCTCGGTGAGCGTGCCGCTCTCGGCGGTGCGGCCGTTGCGGATGATCGTCACGCGGTCGCACAGCGCCTCGGCCTCGGCGAGGATGTGGC is part of the Tenggerimyces flavus genome and encodes:
- a CDS encoding ABC transporter permease, translated to MNALVGTGKLVRLILRRDRFLLPIWILLFGLLPTTYISAITELYPTVAQQALYAQTAGANPTFLSLYGPIWSHDIGGIVTQRAGFLPIMIALISVLTVIRHTRTEEEAGRRELLGATVVGRHAGLAAALIVTVVANLLIAGIVFGAFVGQDMAVDGSLALGLEFAFAGILGAAIGGLGAQLTTGAGSARGFAIAVLGAFFVLRVAGDVGGESSSVSWLSWLSPMGWVQRVRPFGDEQWWTLALVGGLAVVLFIAAVAISARRDVAAGVFPPRLGPADAAPSLRSPVALAWRLHRTLLYSWAAAFAALGLVFGSVAASVQDLLEDSAQIKEMFERIGGGVDIVDVTLATTLGILGLIATGYAIQATLRMRAEETEGRAEPVLATHVGRLQWVASHVVFALLGPAVVLAVAGLTAGVTHGANVGNIGEQVPRVLAGALVQLPAVWVLVGLALLLFGLLPRIAAAVWGVFGLFVLLGQVGSFLGLEQWMLDASPYSHLPLLPGGEWTATPLLTLLGIALVLGAVGFVGFRRRDVG
- a CDS encoding DUF3048 domain-containing protein, which encodes MAVSRYVRVMVIASLLAAVACSSGSTPAPAPSSPTPTAKPTPTPSPTPTPAPTPKPTAPPLGSGISPFTGLGDAKPGPVLAVKIDNVRQARPPSNLAQADLVYVEPVEAGLSRMMAIFSSRLPNVVGPVRSARESDLHILSQFGQPAFAYSGAKGTVLPLIADAPLFDVSPAHAGNAYDRHGDRPAPHNLYAEPLRLLSRAPKASLAKDIGFRFGAAPAGGQPKNAYNVRYSAFTIGFRWNASAMRWNVSMDGKPIRDAAGPPATPATVVVQYAKIKGSRFKDAWGNVSPFVETVGTGRALVLRDGRAYEGRWSRPTATAGTTFTTPAGQSLPFATGQTWVVFAPA
- a CDS encoding AAA family ATPase, with product MTNGENANEEFRQEFRRLINQLTRDEPTTRPPLIPRLREHLGFEPLEAPVLLTNFAGHDHANVHLALTAWFSAPGRSFELIGVSGANRSDNPLAEILEGAERWNHYGVGAVDYSHVSISVDDELDCVAYGFFLGVDGDDRFAVLMQGPAPRYGLGAVRVEVIATTTDAGKRLLDELPDLMREHNIFRGKVVSLEGADFAEGVGPFRFHRRPGVQRSEVVLPDGVLDRVERHVIGVAAHREKLLAEGQHLRRGLLLYGPPGTGKTHTVRYLLSRLEDFTVVLLSGTTIQYISAACSLARMLQPALVVLEDCDLVAEARSRGRGGENPLLFTVLNEIDGLASEADVAFLMTTNRADLLEPALSQRPGRVDIAVEIPLPDKAGRRQLLDLYGPRLQLTEDDAAEVVERTDGTTASFAKELVRRSVLVSAERGGDETSAADVRLALDELLSDRDALTRRLLGAGGDEPQYVEPAPFTDGPAVPGLAPRD